TGTGTGTAGGCTTGTTATCCATCACTGGCTGAAATTGTTGGAAATGGGAAGTGGGGGGGCAGGAATCCTGGAATTGGGTCCCGCCTGGCATTTTTAAAAGCTTCCTTAGTGAGTCTGACTCAgcgaaaatccaggccaatatttcAGCTCAATGACCTTTCGTCCAAAGGGGATGAGGTTAGAGGTGTGGCAAGTTGTATTTGCTTCTAACCTCTCCCCAAGAGgtgactgctgagtatttccagcattctctaatCATATCTCCGGATTTCCAAAATCTGTCGCATTCAGCTTTTGAATTGATTGTTTATTTTGGCGCGGTTATGGGAGTCCTGAGGATATCAGCATTTTTAATGTGTGCTTTACAACCGCAAATCAACACGATGAAGGTGCTCAAGTAGTGACTCAAAATCTAGGCCCCAACCCTAAACAGTCACATGATTATTTGAAGCAAATGATTGCAGATATTAGAAATGTACAACTAAAGCAGAAAATCAGCAAGTTGGGCAGcatttttggagagagaaacacaggctTAATGTATCTGGTGAAAGGCCTTTGAGTTGAAATGTTAACCCTAGTTTCCtggagtatttccagcgttttcaatTTTAATAGTGATTTTTAATATTTTCCATTTAATTATTATTGTACTAGGAAGGACACATTACCTAATTTAACTCCTCAGTTTTAGTCTATGAAGATTTTCAAACTTGGTTTCTGCCCATTCTGAGTACAACACTTGTTTGACATGCAGAGAGAATTCAGGAGGAGCAGACTGATACACAATAGCACTCAGCCAGTAACaattgttccttgttttaatATCTCCTGAGGGACAAAGTTCGCAATTACAAATGTTGGGGAAGGTTTCCCTGGTGTGAGGGAAAAACCAAAATACGAGGGGTCATTTTAACATTAACCAATTTGGTGGAAAACCGATATTGTATCAGGCACCCATTCTACATATATTTCAATTCTGATTCTAATTGAAATCAATAGAAAAAGAATTGCCACTTGCAGGAAGATTTGAAAACAACAGAATATGTAACCAGATAGCTAGaagtcagagaaagggggcataTCTGATCTAATTATTAAATGTTTGCTCATCAAAAAATGTCTATCCATACTGTTAATTTTTGCTCCCAAGCCTTCATAAAGTCCATAGCCGTCAAAGACTTCTGTCAAATTCCTTCTTAAGACAGAAGGGCgcacggtagcaaagtggttagcactgctgcttcacagctccagggacctgggttcgattcccggctcgggtcactgtctgtgtggagtttgcacattctccccgtgtctgcgtgggtttcctccgggtgctccggtttcctcccacagtccaaagatgtgcgggttaggttgattggacatgctaaaaattgccccttagtgtcctgagatgtgtaggttagagggattagtgggtaaaatatatgggggtagggcctgggtgggattgtggtcagtgcagactcgatgggccgaatggcctctttctgtactgtagggtttctatgatttctatgaagtatcTGCATGTCTAAATATCTAAACCCCAACAAAAAGAAAGCATGCACAGAAATGAACTCAGAACTCTGAAGCGGATGTCAAGTGCCTTAACGCATGTTCCCTGACAAGTTCATCCCTAAAATGGTAACTGTAGTTCGATTTACATCATAAGACCCCAATTTCCATATTAAACGGGGTCTATATTGCTTTAATTGGGCTGGTGGTGTAATTGCCACACACAGGTCCTTTTAAAAAACCCTCAGCCACTAATCTCATTTTGAAACTATTACCATCCATTAAAGCCAAGCAAAGGAAGTCAAAATCAACCCCTATGAGTGATAAAGGATTGTATTATCAACATGGCACTGACTTACTTTGACCACATTTAGCTACTTCCTGCACTGTGTGGCAGTTCTTGGGATGGTGCAGGTTGAACtgactccatctgccaactccCTCACTAGTTACTTGCACTTCCTACCTCTGTAAGACGTCCTCATTCTCAACAATGTGCCTGTTCTGGCCTCACTTATACTTCCTGCACCTCCAGGGAGATCCTCTAGCTGCTGATCTTCTCTTAGCACCTTGTCCCAAAACTGCTGTAGCTGATCAAGGAGTAATGGCTGGCTGTATCCTATGGTTCCCTCCTTCCAGTGGGGGTAAGTCTATCAGGACTTTTGTATGGCAAATGTCCCTGGAAGGGAACTGCAAGGGTTTCATGAAGCATCATTCATGTGGGTGGGTGCTATTCCCACTCCTCTGCGAACTCACCATCAGGATAAGAATTCAAACTAGCTTCAGAAAATCTGCAATTCCTGTCACGGCCAATTCTTGCAATTAGATTGATTATTTTAAGATTTCAAGTTAGACATTAAATAATAAACTGATTTAAAATGTTATGCATTCTTTCCAAAAAGATgaaattcccatcaacagtgaGATGATCTGTGATTCTTAATGGAATTTTGAGGGAAGTATAGCCACAGCCTTAGAACTCTACTGTCCTCAACTGTATCTACGTATAATCTCATACATATTAAATGATTGATATGTGTTTGTTTAGGTGCCTTTAACACAATACATTAGTAAATTTTGAGTTGTCCTTCATGTAAAGTAATTTGAATTAATAACCATTAAAAACTGAACACCTCCTTTGTTAGTGTACATCTATTCATAAATGTTTTCTCTGTTTTAATTAACTGCAACTTTCTAATTACAGCTACCCACACCTGCTCACCCGCACAGCCCTGTGTTAACAATTCTACATGTGTAGAGAGTGAAGATGGTGGTTACATATGTATCTGTGGACAGGAGTTTATAGGAAACCATTGTCAACACAGGAAAGGGTCCTGCTACACCACTGGGTAAAGGATACTTCCTACATGCTGTTAAAAGCAACTGGTTTTCAAGCAGCATGTAACAGATTCAATAATATATATTAGAAGAGAACTATATTTGGCTCACTTGACTTCATCCATCCAGAATGACCCTAAAGTCTCTGTAGCATTTGAATGATTCATAAATAATTCCAGTATTTTTGCTCCCATCGCAATCTATCCTATATTTGATCATTCTGTGTAAGAAGGAGAATTTCCTGATAGCAATCTGAAATTTGTCTTTTACTAATTTAAAAGTGTGACCACTCCAACTTGTCCATTTTGATTTCCATCCTGTTCACATGCCTAAGAGAGAGATTCAAGCCCCAAAAGACTCAATTTAGATATTCCTGCAATCATGCCTAAACGACCTGTGTCAGTAGCAGATAAAAGTGCTTTATGCTGTGTTAGAATTTATTTGAACGCTGTATTGCACTTCTGAAAAAGTCACATTGAAGAATAAGCCAAAACTACAAAAGATGTAGGTTTAACTGGACAGCAAGTGGTTTGAAAATCACTGTCAGGTCAGTACATTGAACAGTATAAATAACATGACAAACTGGAATAGAGAAAGAGGCCTTTCAAACCATTGCACTTGTGCTGGGCAAGCTCAACTGTAGCCATGTAATCCAACTCCATTTTTACTTTCCTTTCTCCATATCCTTTCAAATTCTTTCTGTTGCCCACTTGAATGATGttataatctatgcctcaaaGGTCATTTGGACATGTAGCACAAGAAGTCTTGCAGCTGAAATCTAGCACTCCTTTAAGAGTTAATGGCTGTCTTTATGTTGCATTATGGCCCCCTGTTATTGAGTCCCCCAGAGAGCATGCAGACAATGAACAGGACTAAAAGAACTGGCTTGCACGTGTAAGTAACTATAATCAGCTGGCAGCACAGATCTTACATGTTGCCTGAAATGCCCTCAAAAGGCACAGGTAATTTGCGCAATACTCTCCTTCCCCCATTCATATTTTGACATACTCCCCCAATTTCTAGTCCCATATATATATCAAATCATTGTATTGTCCATGTCTGCCTCACTATTGCAAATAATATATAATtagtgggtggcacaatggttagcactgctgcctcacagcgcccgggacccggattctattccagcctttggtcactgtctgtgcagagtctgcaccttctccccgtgtttgtgtgggtttcctcccatagtttgaaagacatgttggttaggtgcattggccatgctaaattcttcctcagtgtatccgaacaggtgctggattgtAACAAGGAACAATGCTCATTTTTCAAGAACATAAGCATAGCATACATTACTATTACACGCTAACCATAGATTCCAAGTAGGCTGTTGTCACAGTTTTGAGGATATTGATAGAATAATTCAATATCTGTTCTTTACGTATTTGATTGCAGGTCACTTTGTCAGAATGGAGGAAGTTGCTTTGATGATAATGGCTTTGCAGTCAAGGCTTACTGCCTATGCCTGCCAGGTTTTACTGGGGACTTCTGTGAAATACGCATCAATAACTGCAACCCAAACCCTTGTGCCAATAATGGAACCTGCACGGATCTGCTTTCTGGATTCAGCTGTTTTTGCCCTGATGGATTCACTGGCAAGTCCTGTGATTATTCAATCACATCTTGCCTTAGCCACCCATGTGAAAATGGAGGCACTTGCCGTGATCATCCTGATGGAGGCTTTGATTGTGCGTGCTTGCCTGAATATGGAGGAGAAACCTGCCAACACCAAACGCTTGAGAGTCATGATGCAAAGCAAAATGTGCATGCAGGAACAGATTGGGTCAGACATGACAAGTCTTTCCACCCACCGCTGCATGCCTCCCATAAATCAACACATCAACAAGGTAATGGAATGCTCAAGATCACAGTCAAAGAAACCATCCACAAATCCAACTCACTGCTCAATAGCAGTCAAGTGATCTGTTTTACTGTGCTTGGATTATTGACATGTCTTGTGATTCTGGGGACTACAGGGATTATCTTCTTTTCCAAGTGTGAAATATGGCTCGCAAATGCTAAATATCGACATCTCCTCTGGAAACAAAGGAAGCATCTTCTCCAAGATAAAAATGAAGACCTTTCTGTCAAAATTATATTTCCAAGTGTGAATAAATTGACAAATTATGGAAAAAACTATACATCTATTTGAGTCTTATTTTGTAAATCAAATATGCCTATATTGTATTGTATTATTTAAGAACATTTCTAATTGTTAGAGCATATTCTAGCATTTTGTTAATAACTGTATTGTTTGAATGTTTCTGATATTTGTCATAAATACATGTAAATGTTTCTAAATATGTGAAGTGCTAGTCCAAGATTTTGAACAAGGGAACTTATTGTGGTATTTTTAAATTCTCACTTGTGTTGTAACGCGTAAGATGgtgacagcaatgaaataaatgatccTTTATTGTGCCATCTGCTGGAATGAACAGGAGTGAATCCTATTTTTAAGTCTGACTTCGTAATTAATATAGTCTGCTGCATTAGATTTAGCTACGGTATATCCTAGTGTAAAAGTCAAACCTTTGAGACCACTTTTTATGCCAAAAGTTTTTAGTCTAAAAATCACGAGGTCAACATTTTCATGGGGTTAAATTTTATGAGTATAATGTTATGAAGGGGAGGGTGATCTCCTCTCAGAGAACTAACACGCAACCACTCAGAGAGAAGTACCTCCCTTTCATAATCTAATAAAGAGTATGTGAAAAATAGTATGATCTGCCTACAGCAATTTTtaatggttaaatcaaaataactacctgagactctcttTAAAAGAAACAAATAACACTTTATTTTATCTAATTAACACTGAACGGGTCAACTAAACTATTAACCAACCAAATAAGACACCATTCTAATGGAATGCggtttagataattacaattcccacttattaacaaacaaaaaaatatacaatttttagtcacactcaaaatgcaGTCAGGTCTGTCGACTTCCGgaatgttctttcttctttgttgacTTCTCCTGTGTTCCATTGGTCTGTTCTTGTGAGATGAAATGAggctttctcttaagacataaatgtggctgttacactggcagaaagTTGCTGTCCATCGGTGtctatctctttctctgtctctctctctgagagagcTGTGAACTGTGATAGTAGCTGACAGAGGCAATGGTTGTCTGGCAGTTTGTAGCTGGGAGCTGTAGCCTTTATACCCCCAGTGACGCACCAAAACTCTCACAATAGGGTTGGTTTATAGATTATcaaaacatcaaaattcaaatccaATAGGCTGCTGCTTTTCAAATgcctatttcaaattgattggttaaaattcaaaaacatgttctgattcaaatgcTAAAGCCTGTTACTaaagcaaccctgttgtttttgcctcTCAATACAATGTTTCACTCTGGGTACTGGGTGCACCTGCAGCTCTTCAGTACAGTAAAAGACTAAACCACCTTTTAAACAGACAATTTTACCACTGTTAGCATTTTACAAGTATTTATAATTTTCACAAACACTAACTTAGAACAATAAACGTTAGACAAATGCAAATACTTATGATGCCCATGTATTTATATAGCTTGTCATTTTACTTTAGTGACAGTCCAGCAGTATTGTGACAACATTTATTTTGCATCATAATTGCAAACAAAAATTCATTTAATAGCCATTGACTAAGTAGGTAATTATGTTTGACTGCCATACAGTATACTTGCATGCAGAGACATTCAATAAATGGCACTATGCAGTCAGTGATGTCTATTTGTAAGTTTAATTGTTCACTTAGCATGCTACTCAGCAAGTCTTCAGTTAGAATTGTGTCAAGAGGTTAACTCACTACTTCCAGATTCATACATTCCAATTCCAGCCAGCCAAGCATGTGAGACAAGTTAATGCACACAAATAACTGCAAAAGGTGAAAAATGAAATCAGAAAGAGAGAGCTTGTATTCATATAGTGCCATCCATCAAGCGGTCCCAGTCAATGAATTGCAGTTGTAATGTAAGGAAACACAAACAATTTCACTGATCAGTGGTCTACAAATAgtaaagagatcatagaatcctgcagtgcagaaggaggccattcggcccatcaagtctgcaccaaccaccatcccacccaggccctatccccataaccccatgcttttaccctagttagcccccctgacactaaggggcaatttagcatggccaatccacctaacccgcacgtctttggactgtgagagaaaaccagagcacccgaaggaaacccttacagacacggggagaatgtgcaagctccacacagacagtgaaccaaaccaggattcgaacccgggaccctggcactgtgaggcagcaatgctaaacactgtgtcacccGTGCCACCCTATAAGTAACCAGGTCATTTTTAGCCTTGTTACGGCCCCTGTAGAGAtcagtaactttttaaaaatcacttcaaACTTACAGTTAATAGCTGAACAGATGACAtagcaagatttcatgttttgttGGACTTCTGTTGGAACTAGCAAATTAGGAGCAACATTGACTGAACATTATTTATGTAagcaacttatactttaaactaccAAACGCAACATTCACTTTTTGTTTTCAACACAATCAAAATACCACTTCACAATTATACTCCACACTGCTCTTTAGGCAGACAGTTCAATACTCCAGGAACCTGTCCAGAGTCATTCTTGGCTCCCAAGGGTTTACTTCATTCTTTCTCTTTCCCAGTCTGATAACACTTAACCCCAGAACTGTCTGTCAGAGTGAGGATTTTGACTGGAGTTTCTCCCTCTAGCTGAAGCCAGGTGAATCTTCCAACCTGAATTTGGTCTTTTCAATCTGTGTGTGAGTTCTCACCTGCTTTCCTGCATGGTGATCCACTGAGACTTTTAACTTCTTGCTGCTCTCGTACCCAGATCCTGGCAAACTCTTGTCTGAGTTTCAGTCATATTTTGGGAAAGACTGCCACCCAATCCCCCCCTCAAAGCCCATCTCCACGGCAGCATGCACCACATGGGTCTTGTATACAAGTAGAAATGCTGAATAGCTATTGGATCCCAACTCTATCTTGTAAATAAATTGACAGTTAAAGTCAAACCATTTGCAACCTAACATTGTCAACAACTTCCTGGGACTTTGAAGACAAGCAGACTAACCACTGTAAACATAGATGTTTCTGTCATTGTCTCCAGGTGTGAATACTTTACTCTTTTCCAGCAAACTCACCTGGGCCTCCCTTTAATCTTTGGTAGCCACATCACCCAGGCTTGTCTTCAGAACAAGTCACATAACCCTAAATGTTACCCTAAAGTAAAGATAGTTGCAAAGCATAACAATCAAATAAACCTAATTTTAACAGTGTTAATGATATTGGTTGAGCAATAACTATTGGCCTGGACTGCAGATGAATGCCTTTGCTGTTCCTCCAAATATTGCCATTAGATTTTTAGTTCACTTGACAGGTCAGATGAAGGCTCAATTTCGTGTCTCATCCAAAACATGGCAGCATGGAAATTTGTCTGAAAAACGGCACATAGGGTGGCCTTTTACTGAATGTGACTGTATGTGTAATCTCAGGTAGATTTAATGTGCTGGCTCCTTATTAAATGTATGTTGCAACCATACCAGCTCGGTCCATTGGTTGCATGGCTGTGTGAGGTagtggtgttgggggtggggggaagggagggatggaAATAGTTGTCTTTGACACCAATTAAAGACCACCAGCACCTCTGGTACACCCAGGCAGACAGGAGGAATCAACAG
This Mustelus asterias chromosome 18, sMusAst1.hap1.1, whole genome shotgun sequence DNA region includes the following protein-coding sequences:
- the dlk1 gene encoding protein delta homolog 1, coding for SEGTECKLGCHSLNGFCETTGECRCKSGWQGDLCDKCVPFPGCLHGTCTKPWECVCEEGWAGSLCDTATHTCSPAQPCVNNSTCVESEDGGYICICGQEFIGNHCQHRKGSCYTTGSLCQNGGSCFDDNGFAVKAYCLCLPGFTGDFCEIRINNCNPNPCANNGTCTDLLSGFSCFCPDGFTGKSCDYSITSCLSHPCENGGTCRDHPDGGFDCACLPEYGGETCQHQTLESHDAKQNVHAGTDWVRHDKSFHPPLHASHKSTHQQGNGMLKITVKETIHKSNSLLNSSQVICFTVLGLLTCLVILGTTGIIFFSKCEIWLANAKYRHLLWKQRKHLLQDKNEDLSVKIIFPSVNKLTNYGKNYTSI